In the Alteromonas sp. M12 genome, one interval contains:
- a CDS encoding NADP-dependent isocitrate dehydrogenase, translating to MTTSKSKIIYTKTDEAPALATYSLLPIVRKFATAADIEVEVSDISLAARILAIFPDYLTDEQKVPDALSILGDLTQSPETNIIKLPNISASIPQLKAAIKELQDNGFALPEFPENPQTDEEKEIRNQYGKVLGSSVNPVLREGNSDRRAPTAVKNYAKKHPHSMGPWSQASRTHVAHMHGGDFYSGEKSVTVEKAGHVRIEFTDTAGNKTTLKPRVDLLAGEVIDGMCMSKKALCKFFEEQIQDAKETGILFSLHVKATMMKVSHPIVFGHCVKVFYKELFDKYQDLFDELGVNPNNGLGSVYDKIATLPASQRAEIEKDINRCYQDRPPLAMVNSDKGISNLHVPSDVIVDASMPAMIRSSGQMWGPDGKPQDTKAVIPESTYATIYQEVINFCKTHGAFDPTTMGTVPNVGLMAQKAEEYGSHDKTFEMTGDGKVQIIDQDDNVLIEHAVEEGDIWRMCQAKDAPIRDWVKLAVTRARLSGMPAIFWLDDERAHDVQLINKVTEYLKEHDTEGLHIEIMAPVRAIRYTMERAIRGLDTISVTGNVLRDYLTDLFPILELGTSAKMLSIVPLMAGGGLFETGAGGSAPKHVQQFVEEGHLRWDSLGEFLAIAVSLEDVAIKNDNGKAKVLAAELDKATETLLNNGKSPLRKAGQLDNRGSHFYLAMYWAQGLASQTEDAELAEYFAPIAKALSDNEESIVAEIDATQAKPADIGGYYYPNESLITKAMCPSSTLNSIIS from the coding sequence ATGACTACATCAAAGTCTAAGATTATTTACACAAAAACTGATGAAGCCCCTGCGTTGGCTACATATTCACTTTTACCCATTGTACGTAAATTTGCTACTGCAGCGGATATAGAAGTTGAAGTGAGTGATATATCGTTAGCTGCCAGGATTTTGGCTATCTTCCCTGACTACCTAACCGATGAGCAAAAAGTCCCTGATGCATTATCTATCTTAGGGGATCTTACCCAGTCACCAGAAACAAATATTATTAAACTGCCGAACATCAGTGCTTCAATCCCTCAATTAAAAGCTGCGATTAAAGAGCTACAAGATAATGGTTTCGCGTTACCTGAATTTCCAGAAAATCCGCAAACAGACGAAGAAAAAGAAATTAGAAACCAATACGGTAAAGTGTTAGGTAGTTCAGTAAACCCAGTACTTCGTGAAGGGAACTCTGATCGTAGAGCACCTACAGCGGTTAAAAACTATGCGAAAAAACATCCTCATTCAATGGGGCCATGGAGCCAAGCTTCTCGCACCCACGTTGCCCACATGCATGGTGGTGATTTCTACTCAGGTGAGAAGTCAGTCACGGTAGAGAAGGCGGGTCATGTTCGTATCGAATTCACCGACACTGCTGGTAATAAAACGACGCTAAAGCCGCGTGTTGATTTACTTGCTGGTGAAGTGATTGACGGCATGTGCATGAGCAAAAAAGCATTGTGTAAATTCTTTGAAGAACAAATTCAAGATGCCAAAGAAACGGGTATTTTGTTTTCTTTACACGTTAAAGCAACCATGATGAAAGTGTCTCACCCAATTGTATTTGGACACTGTGTTAAGGTTTTCTACAAAGAATTGTTCGATAAGTACCAAGACTTGTTTGATGAGCTAGGTGTTAATCCTAACAATGGTCTGGGCAGTGTTTACGATAAAATCGCAACCTTACCTGCTTCTCAGCGCGCCGAAATTGAAAAAGATATTAACCGTTGTTATCAAGACCGTCCGCCGCTAGCGATGGTTAATTCAGACAAAGGTATTTCTAACTTGCACGTACCAAGCGATGTTATTGTTGATGCGTCTATGCCTGCAATGATTCGTAGCTCTGGTCAAATGTGGGGTCCAGATGGAAAACCTCAGGATACTAAGGCTGTTATCCCAGAAAGTACTTATGCAACGATTTATCAAGAAGTGATTAACTTCTGTAAAACTCATGGTGCATTTGATCCAACTACTATGGGTACAGTTCCAAACGTCGGTTTGATGGCGCAAAAAGCTGAAGAATACGGTTCTCACGATAAAACATTTGAAATGACCGGTGACGGTAAAGTACAAATAATCGATCAAGATGACAATGTACTTATCGAGCACGCGGTTGAAGAGGGTGATATCTGGCGTATGTGTCAGGCCAAAGATGCGCCTATTCGCGATTGGGTGAAACTTGCGGTTACTCGTGCAAGACTTTCAGGTATGCCAGCAATTTTTTGGTTAGATGATGAACGTGCTCATGATGTTCAACTAATCAACAAAGTAACTGAGTACTTAAAAGAGCATGATACTGAAGGTTTACACATTGAAATAATGGCGCCAGTTCGTGCTATTCGTTACACCATGGAGCGCGCTATTCGTGGTTTGGATACGATTTCTGTTACCGGCAACGTATTGCGTGACTACCTAACTGACTTATTCCCAATTTTGGAACTAGGTACCAGTGCAAAAATGTTGTCTATAGTGCCACTAATGGCCGGTGGCGGATTGTTTGAAACGGGGGCTGGCGGTTCTGCGCCAAAACACGTTCAACAATTTGTTGAAGAAGGGCATTTGCGTTGGGATTCGTTAGGTGAGTTTCTTGCTATCGCCGTATCTCTTGAAGATGTAGCGATTAAAAATGACAATGGTAAAGCTAAGGTATTGGCAGCAGAGTTAGATAAAGCTACTGAAACCCTGCTGAATAATGGTAAGTCACCATTACGTAAAGCGGGACAACTTGATAACCGTGGTAGCCATTTCTACTTGGCTATGTATTGGGCACAAGGGCTTGCTAGCCAAACTGAAGATGCTGAATTGGCAGAGTATTTTGCACCAATTGCAAAAGCATTAAGTGACAATGAAGAAAGTATTGTTGCGGAAATTGATGCAACTCAAGCTAAACCAGCAGATATTGGTGGATATTATTATCCAAATGAAAGCTTAATTACTAAAGCAATGTGTCCAAGTTCTACACTAAATTCAATTATTTCTTAA
- the mnmA gene encoding tRNA 2-thiouridine(34) synthase MnmA, whose product MSNMNTTTNLQNANIKVIVGMSGGVDSSVAAYLLQQQGYQVEGLFMKNWEEDDSDEYCLAAEDLADAQAVADKLGIELHTINFAAEYWDNVFEYFLEEYRAGRTPNPDIMCNKEIKFKAFLEFAAEDLGADYIATGHYVRREMRNGHWKMLRGLDSNKDQSYFLYTLGEEHIAKTLFPVGNIEKPEVRRIAEQQDLITHDKKDSTGICFIGERKFKDFLGQYLPAQPGVIETAEGIEIGQHDGLMFHTLGQRKGLHIGGKKEFGDEPWYVVDKDVKRNVLIVGQGADHPALYSVGLIANQLHWVDRLGPQQEIRCAVKTRYRQEDIPCTITPQPNGHIKVLFDDPQKAVTPGQSAVFYQQDECLGGGIIESYLR is encoded by the coding sequence ATGTCAAATATGAACACGACCACAAATTTACAAAACGCTAACATAAAAGTCATCGTTGGAATGTCTGGTGGTGTGGATTCGTCTGTGGCCGCTTATCTTCTTCAGCAACAGGGTTATCAAGTTGAAGGCCTGTTTATGAAAAACTGGGAGGAAGATGACAGTGATGAATATTGTTTAGCTGCTGAAGATTTAGCAGATGCGCAAGCAGTAGCTGACAAACTTGGCATCGAGTTACATACAATCAATTTTGCTGCCGAATACTGGGACAACGTTTTTGAATATTTTCTTGAAGAATATCGGGCTGGGCGTACCCCGAACCCAGATATTATGTGTAACAAGGAAATCAAATTTAAAGCTTTTTTAGAGTTTGCAGCTGAAGATTTAGGTGCTGACTATATTGCCACAGGGCACTACGTGCGCCGTGAAATGAGAAATGGTCACTGGAAAATGTTGCGTGGTTTGGACTCAAATAAAGACCAAAGTTACTTCCTGTACACATTAGGGGAAGAACATATTGCCAAAACCCTCTTTCCTGTTGGCAATATCGAAAAACCTGAAGTACGCAGAATTGCTGAGCAGCAAGATCTTATTACTCACGATAAAAAAGACAGTACGGGTATTTGTTTTATTGGTGAACGAAAGTTCAAAGACTTTTTAGGACAGTATTTACCTGCTCAACCTGGCGTGATTGAAACCGCTGAAGGTATTGAGATAGGTCAACATGATGGACTGATGTTCCATACTCTTGGTCAGCGTAAAGGCTTGCACATTGGTGGTAAAAAAGAATTTGGCGATGAACCTTGGTATGTCGTCGACAAAGACGTCAAACGTAATGTGTTAATTGTTGGCCAAGGCGCAGATCACCCAGCCCTTTACTCTGTAGGCTTAATCGCAAACCAACTGCATTGGGTTGACCGCTTAGGTCCGCAACAAGAAATACGTTGTGCAGTAAAAACACGTTATCGTCAGGAAGATATTCCCTGTACTATTACGCCTCAGCCTAACGGCCACATTAAAGTGCTTTTTGATGATCCTCAAAAAGCAGTGACACCTGGGCAATCCGCGGTATTTTATCAACAAGATGAATGTCTAGGTGGCGGAATTATAGAGAGTTATTTGCGTTGA
- a CDS encoding glucose 1-dehydrogenase, with product MKAADVENKHIVVTGGASGIGAKTTELLASRGAKVFFGDRNVEGGKALSEALQAQGYAVEFFALDVTQNDSVKAFYAAAIAKFGQINVALNNAGVDHTPARMLDVPDEEFHRNIAINLTGVWYCMKQAIQHMLEVGGGHVINLASVAGVSGAPTISAYGASKHGVIGLTKSVAIEYARANIRVNAVCPSFVKTPMVETVLANFNEKQQNSLIGANPMKRLGEAEEIAYAIAWLCSDESSFMTGHSMVLDGGLTA from the coding sequence ATGAAAGCTGCAGACGTAGAAAATAAACATATAGTGGTTACAGGCGGGGCATCAGGGATTGGCGCTAAAACTACCGAGTTATTGGCGTCTCGGGGAGCTAAAGTGTTTTTTGGCGATCGTAATGTCGAGGGTGGAAAGGCCCTGAGTGAAGCGCTACAAGCGCAGGGATACGCTGTAGAGTTTTTTGCATTAGATGTTACTCAAAATGATTCTGTTAAAGCCTTTTACGCAGCAGCCATCGCTAAATTTGGACAAATTAATGTGGCCCTCAATAACGCTGGTGTCGACCATACACCGGCACGCATGTTGGATGTTCCAGATGAAGAGTTTCATCGCAATATTGCAATCAATTTGACAGGCGTCTGGTACTGCATGAAACAAGCTATTCAGCATATGCTGGAAGTGGGTGGTGGCCATGTAATTAATTTGGCCTCAGTCGCTGGAGTATCGGGGGCACCGACTATATCCGCTTATGGCGCATCGAAACATGGTGTGATTGGACTGACTAAATCAGTCGCTATTGAGTATGCTCGGGCCAATATTCGGGTTAATGCGGTATGTCCTAGTTTTGTTAAAACTCCCATGGTTGAAACTGTGTTGGCGAATTTTAATGAAAAGCAACAGAACTCTCTGATTGGTGCTAACCCAATGAAACGCCTTGGTGAAGCAGAAGAAATTGCCTATGCAATAGCATGGCTGTGCAGTGATGAATCAAGCTTCATGACAGGCCATTCAATGGTGTTAGATGGCGGATTAACTGCTTAA
- a CDS encoding acyl-CoA dehydrogenase, which translates to MNDELIHPKELPFQLYEVLDIESLLQRERFAEHNKETFDAILATANKIASEKFATHNAIADADEPKFDGTTVHMIPQVKEAFDAYNEAGFMAGRYDFEEGGMQLPETIMMATSGYFMAANPSTSGYAFLTVAAANVIGNFASESLKQQFMPRMLSGEFTGTMALTEPHAGSSLADIRTSAVKAEDGSYRIKGSKLYISAGEHQLSNNIVHLVLAKIQGAPAGVKGISLFVVPKYRLDEAGEPSTKNDVALAGLIHKMGYRGTTSTALSFGENGDCHGYLLGEAHQGLKYMFLMMNEARIGVGFGAAMIGYSGYQYSLAYAKDRTQGRIPPNNAPTDPATEIINHGDVKRMLLAQKAYVEGAMSLCLYAARLVDDVKTLESAEQRKVTEELLDLLTPVVKAWPSEFGVKANDLAIQVLGGAGYTREYPVEQCWRDNRLNPIHEGTNGIQALDLLTRKLWQANGAGLNTLQTRILADFNTATGENCAPLVKFTLDYMAKMQPLIPVLGEALRNEKLPNLLANAQCFMNVFSSIVMSWIWIRQANVAEKALAECKAEDKSYYLGKIQAAKYYINWELPLIDRDLKLLQAFDSSCSDMQPEWF; encoded by the coding sequence ATGAATGATGAATTAATCCACCCTAAAGAATTACCGTTTCAATTATATGAAGTGCTCGATATTGAATCGTTATTGCAACGTGAACGTTTTGCTGAACACAATAAAGAAACCTTCGATGCCATTTTAGCAACAGCTAACAAAATCGCTTCTGAGAAGTTTGCCACCCATAATGCTATTGCCGATGCAGATGAACCCAAATTTGACGGCACAACAGTGCATATGATCCCACAAGTTAAAGAGGCATTTGATGCTTATAACGAGGCGGGATTCATGGCTGGACGTTATGATTTTGAAGAAGGTGGAATGCAGCTTCCTGAAACCATAATGATGGCAACCTCTGGCTACTTTATGGCGGCTAACCCATCGACTTCAGGGTATGCCTTCTTAACCGTCGCCGCAGCCAATGTGATTGGTAATTTTGCTTCAGAATCGTTAAAGCAACAATTTATGCCAAGAATGCTCAGTGGCGAATTCACCGGCACAATGGCATTAACCGAACCCCACGCGGGTTCTTCACTGGCAGACATACGAACTAGTGCGGTTAAAGCCGAAGATGGTAGTTACCGTATTAAAGGCAGTAAATTATATATCTCTGCCGGTGAACATCAGTTATCTAACAATATTGTACATTTAGTGTTAGCCAAAATTCAGGGCGCTCCTGCTGGCGTTAAAGGTATTTCACTGTTTGTTGTACCTAAATATCGCTTAGATGAAGCGGGCGAGCCAAGTACTAAAAATGACGTTGCATTGGCCGGATTGATTCACAAAATGGGCTATCGCGGCACAACCTCTACCGCATTGAGTTTCGGTGAAAATGGGGATTGTCATGGGTATTTGTTAGGGGAAGCTCATCAAGGGCTTAAGTACATGTTCTTGATGATGAACGAGGCGCGAATCGGTGTTGGTTTTGGGGCCGCTATGATTGGTTATAGTGGCTATCAATATTCTTTAGCTTACGCAAAAGATCGCACTCAAGGCCGTATTCCTCCAAATAATGCACCTACAGATCCGGCGACCGAAATTATTAATCATGGTGACGTCAAACGTATGTTATTGGCCCAAAAAGCCTACGTTGAAGGTGCAATGTCCCTTTGTTTATATGCCGCTAGGTTAGTGGATGATGTGAAAACGTTGGAATCTGCAGAACAAAGAAAAGTGACTGAAGAGCTGTTGGATCTGCTCACGCCTGTGGTTAAAGCATGGCCATCTGAGTTTGGCGTGAAGGCAAATGATTTAGCTATTCAAGTCTTAGGAGGAGCAGGCTATACACGAGAATACCCAGTTGAACAGTGCTGGCGTGACAATCGCCTTAACCCTATCCATGAAGGGACCAATGGTATTCAAGCCTTAGATCTGCTCACACGCAAGTTGTGGCAAGCAAATGGCGCAGGTTTAAACACATTGCAAACCCGCATACTGGCAGATTTTAACACTGCGACGGGAGAGAACTGTGCTCCTTTAGTGAAATTCACTTTGGACTATATGGCAAAAATGCAACCGCTAATTCCGGTGCTTGGAGAAGCATTGCGAAATGAAAAGCTGCCTAATTTATTGGCTAATGCCCAATGTTTCATGAATGTATTTTCGAGCATTGTGATGAGCTGGATTTGGATCCGTCAAGCAAACGTGGCGGAAAAAGCATTGGCAGAGTGCAAAGCTGAAGATAAGTCATATTACCTTGGCAAAATTCAAGCGGCAAAATACTACATCAATTGGGAACTCCCTTTGATAGATAGAGACTTAAAACTACTTCAAGCATTCGACAGTAGTTGCAGCGATATGCAACCCGAATGGTTTTAA
- a CDS encoding SDR family oxidoreductase: protein MNKNLFDLTGKVALVTGASRGIGESIARLLAAYGAEVIVSSRKIDGCEAVAQSIRDNGGKAHAMACHVGEIAQIDATFAQIKEQFGQLDILVNNAAANPFFGHILDTDLAAYDKTVDVNIRGYFFMSVAAGKMMKEQGGGVILNTASVNALSPGDMQGIYSISKAAVVSMTKAFAKECGSLNIRVNALLPGLTDTKFASALTTNDKILKQALQIIPLGRVADPDEMAGTVLYLVSDASSYTTGTTVVVDGGMMA, encoded by the coding sequence ATGAACAAAAATTTATTCGATTTAACTGGGAAAGTGGCATTAGTAACAGGTGCTAGTAGAGGCATCGGAGAGTCGATTGCACGATTACTCGCTGCTTATGGCGCTGAGGTGATTGTTTCAAGCCGTAAAATTGATGGTTGTGAAGCCGTTGCCCAGAGCATTCGCGATAATGGCGGTAAAGCCCATGCTATGGCTTGCCACGTTGGCGAAATAGCACAAATAGATGCTACCTTTGCGCAAATCAAAGAACAGTTTGGTCAACTAGATATTTTGGTGAATAACGCTGCGGCCAATCCCTTTTTCGGACACATTTTAGATACTGATCTTGCCGCCTACGATAAAACTGTAGATGTGAATATTCGCGGTTATTTCTTTATGTCAGTGGCTGCCGGTAAAATGATGAAAGAGCAGGGCGGTGGGGTTATTCTTAATACGGCTTCGGTGAATGCACTTTCGCCAGGCGACATGCAGGGTATTTATTCAATTTCGAAAGCTGCCGTAGTGAGCATGACCAAAGCTTTCGCTAAAGAATGTGGCAGTTTAAATATTCGCGTTAACGCGCTACTTCCAGGTTTAACCGATACTAAGTTTGCATCCGCGTTAACCACTAACGATAAGATCCTAAAACAAGCTCTGCAAATTATTCCATTAGGCCGAGTAGCTGATCCTGATGAAATGGCGGGGACTGTGTTGTACTTGGTATCCGATGCATCAAGTTACACAACCGGCACCACAGTTGTGGTTGATGGTGGTATGATGGCGTAA
- the hflD gene encoding high frequency lysogenization protein HflD — protein MSRWRNYRELFALNIDNEKEKTLALAGVCQAASLVQSVARKGEADIDAFKASINSIVLTDAQSTIEVYGSIENLKLGLGTLIGQLGNTPMQKDAEITRYIASILGLERKLKKSSKKLDELSKRIEQIQRQTLHLDLFDEQMISNLASVYSDVISPLGAKIQIAGTPNQLKKDANQHRVRALLLSGLRSAVLWRQLGGKRRQILFNRKSIVANALTLQHSIHQSQ, from the coding sequence ATGTCTAGGTGGCGGAATTATAGAGAGTTATTTGCGTTGAACATAGACAATGAAAAAGAAAAAACCTTAGCCTTAGCCGGTGTTTGTCAGGCCGCATCCTTAGTGCAGTCAGTAGCCCGAAAAGGCGAAGCCGACATCGATGCATTCAAGGCAAGTATCAATAGCATAGTTCTTACTGATGCCCAAAGCACAATTGAAGTGTATGGTAGTATCGAAAACTTAAAGCTTGGACTGGGTACGTTAATTGGCCAGTTAGGTAATACACCTATGCAAAAAGACGCTGAAATTACCCGTTATATCGCCAGCATCTTAGGCTTAGAGCGCAAACTCAAAAAATCATCGAAAAAGTTAGATGAGCTATCAAAACGCATAGAGCAAATTCAACGTCAAACTTTACATTTAGATTTATTCGATGAACAAATGATCAGTAATTTAGCCAGTGTTTATTCAGATGTAATAAGCCCTTTGGGCGCAAAAATCCAAATAGCCGGCACCCCTAATCAATTAAAGAAAGACGCTAACCAACATAGAGTCCGAGCGCTTTTATTAAGTGGTCTACGTTCTGCCGTTTTATGGCGCCAATTAGGCGGTAAAAGACGACAAATTTTATTTAACCGAAAAAGCATTGTGGCAAACGCATTGACGTTACAACACAGTATTCACCAATCTCAATAG
- a CDS encoding NADP-dependent oxidoreductase: MKSRQFLLASRPVGTPTAANWDFVRTELPTLGDNQIKVKVLYISLDPAMRGWMNEGKSYIPPVGIGEVMRAGGVGEVLESTDPNFSAGDFVYGGFGVTDFAVISTQGVYKVDPNLAPLERYLGVLGMPGMTAYFGILDTGQPKAGETVVVSGAAGAVGTVVGQIAKIKGCRVVGIAGGEDKCRYLIDELGFDGVVDYKNSDVKKALKEQCPDGVDVFFDNVGGDILDDVLTQINMKARIVICGAISQYNNTTAVKGPSNYLTLLVNRARMEGIVVFDNIENYGKAAAEMSGWIAEGKLIAKEHVVEGLETFPDTLLMLFRGENFGKLVIKVDHTS; the protein is encoded by the coding sequence ATGAAAAGCAGACAATTTCTTTTAGCTTCACGTCCGGTAGGGACGCCAACGGCAGCAAACTGGGATTTTGTGAGAACAGAATTACCCACACTTGGAGACAATCAGATAAAGGTTAAAGTCCTGTATATTTCTCTCGATCCCGCCATGCGTGGTTGGATGAATGAAGGTAAATCCTACATTCCTCCAGTTGGTATTGGCGAAGTCATGCGAGCCGGTGGTGTCGGTGAAGTGCTCGAATCAACTGATCCTAATTTTAGCGCTGGAGACTTTGTATACGGCGGTTTTGGTGTGACCGATTTCGCCGTTATTTCAACTCAGGGCGTGTATAAAGTTGATCCCAATTTAGCACCGTTAGAGCGCTATTTAGGTGTGCTAGGCATGCCGGGTATGACTGCATATTTTGGTATTTTGGACACCGGTCAGCCTAAAGCTGGCGAAACTGTTGTGGTTTCAGGTGCTGCTGGCGCTGTAGGCACTGTTGTTGGACAAATCGCAAAAATCAAAGGTTGTCGAGTGGTAGGTATTGCCGGCGGTGAAGATAAATGTCGTTATTTGATTGATGAATTAGGGTTTGACGGTGTCGTTGATTATAAAAATTCAGACGTTAAAAAAGCCTTAAAAGAGCAGTGCCCAGATGGTGTTGATGTGTTTTTTGATAACGTCGGTGGCGACATTCTCGATGACGTATTAACTCAGATAAACATGAAAGCCAGAATTGTTATTTGTGGCGCAATCAGTCAATACAACAACACTACAGCAGTTAAAGGCCCTTCAAATTACTTAACATTATTAGTCAATCGAGCTCGTATGGAAGGCATTGTGGTGTTTGATAATATTGAAAATTACGGCAAAGCAGCAGCTGAAATGTCAGGTTGGATCGCTGAAGGTAAACTGATTGCCAAAGAACACGTAGTAGAAGGATTAGAAACTTTTCCTGATACCTTACTGATGCTTTTCAGAGGGGAAAATTTTGGTAAGTTGGTGATTAAAGTGGACCATACATCATGA
- a CDS encoding pseudouridine synthase, protein MNQKKHIKKKPTAQKRTVLLFNKPFDVLTQFTDEQNRKTLKNFINVPDVYAAGRLDRDSEGLLVLTNDGRLQHQIANPKQKTAKTYWAQVDGDITPEAISKLSKGIELKDGPTMPALVKKIPPPDVWERVPPVRFRANIPTSWISLTISEGRNRQVRRMTAAVGFPTLRLIRYQIGQWTIDGIENGKYRIL, encoded by the coding sequence ATGAATCAAAAAAAACACATAAAAAAGAAACCAACTGCTCAAAAAAGAACCGTACTTTTATTTAATAAACCCTTTGATGTGCTTACCCAATTTACCGATGAGCAAAATCGTAAAACTCTTAAAAACTTTATAAATGTACCTGATGTTTATGCTGCTGGGCGATTAGATCGGGATAGTGAAGGTTTATTAGTATTAACCAATGACGGTAGACTGCAACATCAAATTGCCAACCCAAAACAGAAGACTGCCAAAACTTATTGGGCACAGGTAGATGGTGATATTACGCCGGAAGCTATTAGTAAATTAAGTAAAGGCATCGAATTGAAAGATGGTCCAACGATGCCCGCCCTAGTTAAAAAAATTCCACCTCCAGATGTATGGGAACGTGTACCGCCGGTAAGATTTAGAGCCAATATTCCAACCAGTTGGATATCGTTAACCATTTCTGAAGGGCGTAATCGACAAGTTCGAAGAATGACTGCAGCCGTCGGTTTCCCCACTCTACGCCTTATTCGTTATCAAATTGGGCAGTGGACAATTGACGGCATAGAGAACGGAAAATATCGGATTTTATAG
- the purB gene encoding adenylosuccinate lyase, protein MELSALTAVSPVDGRYGSKSSALRHYFSEYGLLKYRVLVEVRWLQKLSTTAEITEVPAFSAEAMTLLNNIVDNFCEQDALRIKAIEKTTNHDVKAVEYFLKEKVENNQELNSVSEFIHFACTSEDINNLSHGLMLSEAREQVILPYCDKLIAETKRLAIDYKSIPMMARTHGQPASPTTMGKEMANVMHRLQRQREQIKDVTILGKINGAVGNYNAHISAYPDIDWNAFSQSFVESLGLNWNQYTTQIEPHDYIAELYDAMARFNTILIDFDRDIWGYIALGHFKQKTIAGEIGSSTMPHKVNPIDFENSEGNLGLANAMFNHLATKLPISRWQRDLTDSTVLRNLGVGMGYSVIAYESTLKGISKLQVNEQSLLNELNNNWELLAEPIQTVMRRYGIEKPYEKLKELTRGKKVDQAAIAEFIDNLDLPNNVKTELKQISPANYIGDAIALVEKITA, encoded by the coding sequence ATGGAATTGTCTGCACTAACTGCAGTTTCCCCCGTTGATGGCCGTTACGGCTCGAAAAGTTCAGCCTTACGACACTATTTCAGTGAATACGGTTTGCTAAAATATCGTGTTCTAGTCGAGGTACGCTGGTTACAAAAATTGTCTACCACCGCCGAAATTACCGAAGTACCGGCATTTTCAGCGGAAGCGATGACTTTACTCAATAATATCGTTGATAATTTTTGTGAACAAGATGCCCTGCGTATCAAAGCCATTGAAAAAACAACCAATCATGATGTCAAAGCCGTTGAGTATTTTTTAAAAGAAAAAGTTGAAAATAACCAAGAGCTAAATAGTGTCAGTGAATTTATTCATTTTGCCTGTACCTCTGAAGACATCAATAACTTGTCTCATGGACTAATGTTAAGTGAAGCAAGAGAACAAGTTATATTGCCTTACTGTGACAAATTAATTGCTGAGACTAAACGCTTAGCCATTGATTATAAAAGTATCCCTATGATGGCAAGAACCCATGGGCAACCAGCTTCTCCTACCACTATGGGTAAAGAGATGGCTAACGTCATGCATCGTTTACAACGTCAGCGCGAGCAAATTAAAGACGTCACTATTTTGGGTAAAATCAATGGAGCAGTGGGTAACTATAATGCTCACATAAGTGCTTATCCAGATATAGACTGGAATGCTTTTTCACAGTCTTTTGTGGAAAGTCTAGGGTTAAATTGGAACCAATACACAACTCAAATTGAACCCCATGACTACATTGCTGAGCTTTATGATGCAATGGCCCGTTTCAACACTATTTTGATCGACTTCGATCGAGATATTTGGGGATATATTGCCCTAGGTCACTTTAAACAAAAAACCATTGCCGGCGAAATTGGTTCTTCAACCATGCCCCATAAAGTCAACCCTATTGATTTTGAAAACTCTGAAGGTAATCTGGGTTTAGCCAATGCAATGTTTAATCATTTAGCCACTAAGTTACCTATCTCAAGATGGCAACGTGATTTAACTGATTCTACTGTCTTGAGAAATCTCGGTGTGGGTATGGGCTACTCTGTAATTGCATATGAATCTACTTTGAAAGGGATCAGTAAATTACAGGTAAATGAGCAAAGTTTGCTTAACGAGCTTAACAATAATTGGGAATTGTTGGCTGAGCCCATTCAAACAGTAATGCGACGTTATGGTATTGAAAAACCTTATGAGAAGTTAAAAGAGCTTACTCGAGGTAAAAAAGTCGATCAGGCTGCGATAGCTGAATTTATTGATAATTTAGATTTACCCAATAATGTGAAAACTGAATTGAAGCAAATTTCACCCGCAAATTATATTGGCGATGCAATTGCTTTGGTTGAAAAAATCACAGCATAA